A genomic window from Mesotoga infera includes:
- a CDS encoding carbohydrate ABC transporter permease — protein sequence MKRSRKDTLVKTIVAWTIALVWILPLMGVVMTAIRPFSEVINGWWKLEPFNATLSNFSGALNHQTAPLYKGMINSLIIAIPATIAPLLLATLAGYGVSRYGFPLRKTFILTVVLTLALPQQMIAIPIFRIMSGLGLVDTYFGLILVHTAWGVPWITFFMRNYFKTLPADMEEAARIDGAGDFEIFFRVVLPNAFPAIASASALQFTWVWSDFFLALILLYSPGKLLATQRIPLMRGVYHVDWGLLSAASLMVMIVPILIYILLQRYYVKGMVGWTIK from the coding sequence ATGAAGAGATCCCGGAAAGATACTCTGGTGAAGACAATCGTTGCATGGACCATCGCTCTTGTCTGGATTCTCCCGCTGATGGGTGTTGTGATGACAGCTATACGACCCTTCAGTGAAGTTATAAATGGCTGGTGGAAACTCGAACCTTTCAACGCGACTCTTTCCAATTTTTCTGGAGCGCTGAACCACCAAACAGCACCTTTGTATAAGGGCATGATAAACTCCTTGATTATCGCAATTCCTGCAACAATCGCTCCGTTGTTGCTTGCTACACTTGCAGGCTATGGAGTCTCCAGATACGGCTTCCCTTTGAGGAAAACGTTCATTCTTACGGTTGTGCTAACTCTGGCTCTTCCTCAACAGATGATTGCCATACCGATTTTCAGAATAATGAGCGGGCTGGGCCTTGTGGACACTTATTTTGGACTGATTCTGGTTCACACTGCATGGGGAGTACCATGGATAACCTTTTTCATGAGAAACTACTTCAAGACTCTTCCTGCAGACATGGAGGAGGCAGCGAGAATAGACGGAGCCGGGGATTTTGAAATCTTCTTTCGAGTTGTGCTTCCAAATGCATTTCCAGCCATCGCTTCGGCTTCCGCTCTTCAATTCACCTGGGTATGGAGCGATTTCTTCCTGGCACTAATACTTCTGTATTCACCCGGCAAATTACTGGCAACTCAGAGAATTCCGTTGATGCGCGGCGTTTACCACGTAGACTGGGGATTGCTTTCCGCAGCATCCTTAATGGTCATGATCGTTCCGATTCTAATCTATATCCTGTTGCAGAGGTATTATGTAAAAGGAATGGTAGGCTGGACAATCAAATAG